The following coding sequences are from one Streptomyces sp. NBC_00536 window:
- a CDS encoding fibronectin type III domain-containing protein has translation MRTPPLRRPVTPTAAAARRLAVAAALLALGACASPDTRPPGPPAGLTAQAGSATSVHVMWQSADPREGVTRYQILQGGAPVREVPADKTMVDLTGLAPLTAYSFTVRAEDAAGNLSAPSAAAAVTTPAAKAEDHRPPTAPATAAGHPDGARAAVLTWAPATDDTGVTAYDVYQGGVRIHTAGATETGTRLTGLQPDTVYTFTVRARDGADNSSPDSPPVDVTTATATGKGPVTSPADFTATASPGAVALSWTPPDTGKPTAEYQLYVNGQPTTVIQFGAGAVPVGRAAYQLAVSEPAGTVWALKLRARLPDGNWGSFSAERRVPLG, from the coding sequence GTGAGGACGCCCCCCTTGCGCCGCCCCGTCACCCCCACCGCCGCGGCCGCCCGCCGCCTGGCCGTCGCCGCCGCCCTCCTCGCCCTCGGTGCCTGCGCCTCCCCCGACACCCGGCCCCCCGGACCGCCCGCCGGGCTCACCGCGCAGGCCGGGAGCGCCACCTCCGTGCACGTGATGTGGCAATCCGCCGACCCGCGCGAGGGGGTGACCCGGTATCAGATCCTCCAGGGCGGCGCCCCGGTCCGGGAGGTCCCGGCCGACAAGACGATGGTGGACCTCACCGGCCTCGCCCCGCTGACCGCGTACTCCTTCACCGTGCGGGCCGAGGACGCCGCCGGGAACCTCTCCGCGCCCAGCGCCGCGGCCGCCGTCACCACCCCGGCCGCCAAGGCCGAGGACCACCGGCCGCCGACCGCCCCGGCGACCGCCGCCGGCCACCCGGACGGGGCCCGCGCGGCCGTCCTGACCTGGGCTCCCGCCACCGACGACACGGGCGTGACGGCGTACGACGTCTACCAGGGCGGCGTACGGATCCACACGGCCGGTGCCACGGAGACCGGCACCCGGCTGACGGGCCTCCAGCCGGACACCGTCTACACCTTCACGGTGCGCGCCCGCGACGGGGCCGACAACTCCTCGCCCGACAGCCCGCCGGTGGACGTCACCACCGCGACCGCCACGGGCAAGGGCCCGGTCACCTCCCCCGCCGACTTCACCGCGACCGCCTCCCCCGGGGCCGTCGCGCTGTCCTGGACCCCGCCCGACACCGGGAAACCGACCGCCGAATACCAGCTGTACGTCAACGGACAGCCCACGACCGTCATCCAGTTCGGCGCCGGAGCGGTGCCCGTCGGCCGGGCCGCGTACCAGCTCGCCGTCAGCGAACCGGCCGGTACCGTCTGGGCCTTGAAACTGCGCGCCCGGCTGCCCGACGGCAACTGGGGTTCCTTCTCCGCGGAACGCCGGGTGCCCCTCGGTTAG
- a CDS encoding ATP-binding protein codes for MLGNLPPETAVLVGRERELGLLSALLHERRLTTLTGVGGVGKSRLALRAARALPPRHRDGVWWVELSPLRDPDLLTSTVAHALGLSDHSARSPDEELCAWMADKELLLVLDTAEHLVAACRHLVGELLQSAPGLTVLVTSREPLGSPGEMLVEVRPLPVDGPDSDALTLLRTHALAAAPDTAAAFADPRRATIAAEICRRLDGIPLALELAGARLRLWSLEEMAQRLDERFDVLCDTRAALQPRHRTMRTAIGWSHELCAPVERLLWARLSVFSGDFDLTAARAVCSGGPLPPSRVERVLGGLVAKSVVRRTEERGSGARYRMLDTIREYGHDWLTELDEVRTLADRHAHWYAALARAADAGWLGPGQVDWYRRMTAEHAQLRTALEHLLGTDRATALEMAGSLWFFWFSCGHTREGRGFLERALRAAPSTGAAHFQALWALGLTAMLQGEMPTAQALGARCVEAAARLADPEPELRAAYLLSVSVLMPGDARRALELAGPRARVGHGGRTSGPGWLLCRLSASYALCDQGRYEEAAEEARGLREACAELGDRWLRAYADYVLGVAALGLGHHGEAARHVRSMLSGKRLLGDRLGIALGLDVLAAAVAGLGDGELAARLLGTGQAWWRTVGQPQMGGSPSLLALRDEGERRAREAIGDEAYEDAFRGGAAAPTG; via the coding sequence GTGCTGGGCAACCTGCCGCCGGAGACGGCGGTCTTAGTCGGCCGGGAGCGTGAACTCGGGCTCCTGAGCGCCTTGTTACACGAGCGGAGACTGACCACCCTGACCGGCGTCGGCGGCGTCGGCAAGTCCCGCCTCGCCCTGCGCGCCGCCCGCGCCCTGCCCCCGCGGCACCGCGACGGCGTCTGGTGGGTGGAGCTGTCACCGCTGCGCGACCCGGACCTGCTCACCTCGACGGTCGCCCACGCCCTCGGGCTCAGCGACCACTCCGCGCGCTCCCCCGACGAGGAACTCTGCGCGTGGATGGCGGACAAGGAGCTCCTCCTCGTCCTCGACACCGCGGAACACCTGGTCGCCGCCTGCCGCCACCTCGTCGGCGAACTCCTCCAGTCCGCCCCCGGCCTCACCGTGCTCGTCACCTCCCGCGAACCGCTGGGCTCCCCCGGCGAGATGCTGGTCGAGGTCCGCCCGCTGCCCGTCGACGGACCCGACAGCGACGCCCTCACGCTCTTGCGCACGCACGCCCTGGCCGCCGCCCCGGACACCGCCGCGGCTTTCGCCGATCCCCGCCGGGCCACCATCGCCGCCGAGATCTGCCGCCGCCTGGACGGGATCCCGCTCGCGCTCGAACTCGCCGGGGCCCGGCTGCGGTTGTGGAGCCTGGAGGAGATGGCGCAGCGCCTGGACGAGCGGTTCGACGTGCTCTGCGACACCCGGGCGGCGCTCCAGCCCCGGCACCGGACCATGCGGACGGCGATCGGCTGGAGCCACGAACTGTGCGCGCCGGTGGAACGGCTGCTGTGGGCGCGATTGTCGGTCTTCTCGGGGGACTTCGACCTGACGGCCGCCCGGGCGGTGTGCTCGGGCGGTCCGCTGCCGCCGTCCCGGGTGGAGCGGGTGCTGGGCGGGCTGGTCGCGAAGTCGGTCGTACGGCGCACCGAGGAGCGGGGCAGCGGGGCCCGCTACCGGATGCTGGACACGATCCGCGAGTACGGGCACGACTGGCTGACCGAGCTGGACGAGGTGCGCACGCTCGCCGACCGGCACGCCCACTGGTACGCGGCCCTCGCACGGGCCGCCGACGCGGGCTGGCTCGGTCCCGGCCAGGTCGACTGGTACCGCAGGATGACCGCCGAGCACGCGCAGCTGCGCACCGCGCTGGAGCACCTGCTGGGCACCGACCGGGCGACGGCCCTGGAGATGGCCGGGTCGCTGTGGTTCTTCTGGTTCTCCTGCGGGCACACCCGCGAAGGCCGCGGCTTCCTGGAGCGGGCGCTGCGGGCGGCGCCGAGCACCGGGGCCGCCCACTTCCAGGCGCTCTGGGCGCTCGGGCTGACGGCGATGCTCCAGGGGGAGATGCCCACGGCCCAGGCGCTGGGCGCGCGGTGCGTGGAGGCGGCGGCCCGGCTGGCGGACCCGGAGCCGGAGCTGCGGGCCGCGTACCTGCTCTCGGTGTCGGTGCTGATGCCCGGGGACGCGCGGCGGGCGCTGGAGCTGGCCGGGCCGCGGGCCCGGGTGGGGCACGGCGGGCGCACCAGCGGCCCGGGCTGGCTGCTGTGCCGGCTGTCGGCCTCGTACGCCCTGTGCGACCAGGGCAGGTACGAGGAGGCGGCCGAGGAGGCCCGGGGGCTGCGCGAGGCCTGCGCGGAGCTGGGCGACCGCTGGCTGCGCGCCTACGCCGACTACGTCCTGGGAGTGGCCGCCCTCGGGCTCGGGCACCACGGGGAGGCGGCCCGGCATGTCCGGTCGATGCTCTCGGGCAAGCGGCTGCTGGGCGACCGGCTCGGGATCGCGCTGGGCCTGGACGTGCTGGCGGCCGCGGTGGCGGGGCTGGGCGACGGGGAACTCGCGGCCCGGCTGCTGGGCACCGGCCAGGCGTGGTGGCGTACGGTCGGCCAGCCGCAGATGGGCGGCTCGCCCTCGCTGCTGGCCCTGCGGGACGAGGGCGAGCGGCGCGCGCGGGAGGCGATCGGCGACGAGGCCTACGAGGACGCCTTCCGCGGCGGCGCGGCGGCGCCCACCGGCTGA
- a CDS encoding DUF5999 family protein, whose protein sequence is MCSHQPPCPTADSADHDAARTVAFHPEQGWSLLCNGAVVFDDTGELLPDGRTVAPRRPALV, encoded by the coding sequence ATGTGCTCCCACCAGCCCCCCTGCCCGACCGCTGACAGCGCCGATCACGACGCCGCCCGCACGGTCGCCTTCCACCCCGAACAGGGCTGGAGCCTGCTGTGCAACGGCGCCGTGGTCTTCGACGACACCGGTGAACTGCTCCCCGACGGCCGCACGGTGGCTCCCCGCCGGCCGGCCCTGGTCTGA
- a CDS encoding acyl-CoA dehydrogenase family protein encodes MAEFTMDLSDDQKQVRDWIHGFAADVIRPAAAEWDEREETPWPVIQEAAKVGIYSLDFYAQQFFDPTGLGIPMAMEELFWGDAGIALSIVGTGLAAIGVVANGTEEQIGTWIPQMYGTPDDVKVAAFCSSEPDAGSDVGSMRTRAVYDQAKDEWVLNGTKTWATNGGIANVHIVVAVVDPELGTKGHASFIVPPNTPGLSQGQKFKKHGIRASHTAEVVLEDVRIPGSCLLGGKEKLDERLARAHERARSGGGERVKNAAMATFEASRPAVGAMAVGTARAAYEVALDYAKTRTQFGRPIIDNQGVAFQLADMRTSIDAARLLVWRASWMAVAGKPFTSAEGSMSKLFASEVAKKVTAQAVQILGGNGFTREYPVERMHRDSAIYTIFEGTSEIQRLVIARTLSDMPIR; translated from the coding sequence ATGGCGGAGTTCACCATGGACCTGAGCGACGACCAGAAGCAGGTGCGGGACTGGATCCACGGCTTCGCCGCCGACGTGATCCGCCCCGCCGCCGCGGAATGGGACGAGCGCGAAGAGACTCCCTGGCCCGTCATCCAGGAGGCCGCCAAGGTCGGCATCTACTCCCTCGACTTCTACGCCCAGCAGTTCTTCGACCCGACCGGCCTCGGCATCCCGATGGCCATGGAGGAGCTGTTCTGGGGCGACGCGGGCATCGCCCTGTCGATCGTCGGCACCGGGCTCGCCGCCATCGGCGTCGTGGCCAACGGCACCGAGGAGCAGATCGGCACCTGGATACCCCAGATGTACGGCACCCCGGACGACGTGAAGGTCGCCGCCTTCTGCTCCTCCGAGCCCGACGCGGGCTCCGACGTCGGCTCGATGCGCACCCGCGCCGTCTACGACCAGGCCAAGGACGAGTGGGTGCTCAACGGCACCAAGACCTGGGCGACCAACGGCGGCATCGCCAACGTCCACATCGTGGTCGCCGTGGTCGACCCGGAACTCGGCACCAAGGGGCACGCCTCCTTCATCGTGCCCCCGAACACCCCCGGGCTGTCCCAGGGCCAGAAGTTCAAGAAGCACGGCATCCGCGCCTCGCACACCGCCGAGGTGGTCCTGGAGGACGTCCGGATCCCCGGCTCCTGCCTGCTCGGCGGCAAGGAGAAGCTGGACGAGCGGCTCGCCAGGGCCCACGAGCGGGCGCGCAGCGGCGGCGGTGAGCGGGTGAAGAACGCGGCCATGGCCACCTTCGAGGCCTCCCGCCCCGCCGTCGGCGCCATGGCGGTCGGCACCGCGCGGGCGGCGTACGAGGTGGCCCTGGACTACGCGAAGACCCGCACCCAGTTCGGCCGCCCGATCATCGACAACCAGGGCGTGGCCTTCCAGCTCGCGGACATGCGCACCTCGATCGACGCGGCCCGGCTGCTGGTGTGGCGGGCGTCGTGGATGGCGGTCGCGGGCAAGCCGTTCACCTCCGCGGAGGGCTCGATGTCGAAGCTCTTCGCGAGCGAGGTCGCCAAGAAGGTCACCGCGCAGGCCGTGCAGATCCTCGGCGGGAACGGGTTCACCCGCGAGTACCCGGTGGAGCGGATGCACCGGGACAGCGCGATCTACACGATCTTCGAGGGCACCAGCGAGATCCAGCGCCTGGTGATCGCCCGCACCCTCTCGGACATGCCGATCCGCTAG
- a CDS encoding TetR family transcriptional regulator, with the protein METTRQAGPAGGQQGSSEHRRRELLEAADRVVLRDGPRASMNAIAAEAGITKPILYRHFGDKAGLYQALAVRHTDALLDSLRAALDAPAERRRRVEATLDTYLAAIEARPQVYRFLMHPAEDTHSAERGFDVGLHSAPLLRRLGEELAEVIAERVDLGPGGERLARVWGHGIVGMMHAAGDWWLGERPCERAELVSDLVDLLWGRLATAGNRPDGPGF; encoded by the coding sequence ATGGAGACCACGCGGCAGGCCGGCCCGGCGGGCGGCCAGCAGGGATCGTCCGAACACCGGCGGCGGGAGCTGCTCGAAGCGGCCGACCGCGTCGTCCTCAGGGACGGCCCCCGGGCCTCCATGAACGCCATCGCGGCCGAGGCGGGCATCACCAAGCCGATCCTCTACCGGCACTTCGGCGACAAGGCGGGCCTCTACCAGGCGCTCGCCGTCCGGCACACCGACGCGCTCCTCGACTCCCTGCGCGCCGCGCTCGACGCCCCCGCCGAGCGGCGCCGCCGGGTCGAGGCCACCCTCGACACCTACCTCGCCGCCATCGAGGCGCGCCCGCAGGTCTACCGCTTCCTGATGCACCCGGCCGAGGACACGCACTCCGCCGAGCGCGGCTTCGACGTCGGCCTGCACTCGGCGCCCCTGCTGCGCCGCCTCGGCGAGGAACTGGCCGAGGTGATCGCGGAGCGCGTGGACCTCGGTCCCGGCGGGGAGCGCCTGGCCCGGGTCTGGGGCCACGGGATCGTCGGCATGATGCACGCGGCCGGGGACTGGTGGCTCGGCGAACGGCCCTGCGAGCGGGCCGAGTTGGTCAGCGATCTGGTCGACCTGCTGTGGGGCCGGCTGGCGACCGCGGGCAACCGCCCGGACGGTCCCGGCTTCTGA
- the def gene encoding peptide deformylase, whose protein sequence is MRQRPIPGNSGLIRTMSLLGDPVLHSACAEVTDFGPALGRLVEDMFATMYAAEGVGLAANQIGVNQRVFVYDCPDDEDVRHVGHVVNPRLVEADGLELIGPEGCLSLPGLEAGTVRFDHAVVEGVTSDGAPVRISGTGFFARCLQHECDHLDGGVYADRVTGLRLRRLRRAIRRAPWSA, encoded by the coding sequence ATGCGACAGCGCCCCATCCCCGGCAATTCAGGCCTCATCCGCACCATGAGCCTGCTCGGCGATCCGGTGCTCCACTCCGCCTGCGCGGAGGTCACCGACTTCGGTCCGGCCCTCGGCCGGCTGGTCGAGGACATGTTCGCCACCATGTACGCCGCGGAGGGCGTGGGCCTGGCCGCGAACCAGATCGGTGTGAACCAGCGGGTCTTCGTCTACGACTGCCCCGACGACGAGGACGTCCGCCACGTCGGCCACGTCGTGAACCCGCGCCTCGTCGAGGCCGACGGCCTGGAGCTGATCGGCCCCGAGGGCTGCCTGTCGCTGCCCGGCCTGGAGGCCGGGACGGTCCGCTTCGACCACGCCGTGGTCGAAGGGGTCACCTCGGACGGCGCTCCGGTGAGGATCTCCGGCACCGGGTTCTTCGCCCGCTGCCTCCAGCACGAGTGCGACCACCTCGACGGCGGGGTCTACGCGGACCGGGTGACCGGGCTGCGGCTGCGCCGCCTGCGCCGCGCGATCCGCCGGGCGCCCTGGTCGGCGTAG
- a CDS encoding MurT ligase domain-containing protein, whose product MAGNTEPLSPRAKLAVTAGKAAAAVSRAAGRGSGSVIGGKVALRLDPDLLGALAQHLDVVLVSATNGKTTTTRLIAEALRASGPVVSNALGANMPAGITSALAGGSDAKYGVIEVDEKYLAGVARDVTPKVIALLNLSRDQLDRAAETRMLAEKWREGLSGSKAVIVANCDDPLIVWSASSSQNVVWVAAGQEWKDDAWSCPACGGVMQRPGDDWYCGECGFRRPTPTWVLSGDHVLDPHGSAWPIHLQLPGRANKANAATSAAVAAVFGVPPQVALERMYQVQAVAGRYDVVSFQGRELRLLLAKNPAGWLETFSLIDPPPTPVILSVNARGADGTDTSWLWDVDYPRLAGHPIFVIGDRKLDLAVRLEVAGLDFRVCETLDEAVQLAPPGQIELIANYTAFQDVRRRVGN is encoded by the coding sequence ATGGCAGGCAACACAGAGCCGCTTTCGCCGCGGGCCAAGCTGGCCGTGACGGCGGGCAAGGCCGCGGCGGCGGTGTCGCGGGCCGCGGGACGCGGAAGCGGATCGGTGATCGGAGGCAAGGTCGCGCTCAGGCTCGACCCCGATCTTCTCGGCGCGCTGGCACAGCATCTCGATGTCGTCCTCGTGTCGGCAACGAACGGCAAGACGACGACGACCCGGCTGATCGCGGAGGCCCTGCGCGCCAGCGGCCCCGTGGTGTCCAACGCGCTGGGCGCCAACATGCCCGCGGGCATCACCTCGGCGCTGGCGGGCGGCAGCGACGCCAAGTACGGCGTCATCGAGGTCGACGAGAAGTACCTCGCGGGCGTGGCCCGGGACGTGACGCCGAAGGTGATCGCGCTCCTGAACCTCAGCCGCGACCAGCTGGACCGCGCCGCCGAGACCCGCATGCTCGCGGAGAAGTGGCGCGAGGGCCTCTCGGGGTCCAAGGCGGTCATCGTCGCGAACTGCGACGACCCCCTGATCGTGTGGTCCGCGTCCTCCTCGCAGAACGTGGTGTGGGTCGCGGCCGGCCAGGAGTGGAAGGACGACGCCTGGTCGTGCCCCGCCTGCGGCGGCGTGATGCAGCGCCCGGGCGACGACTGGTACTGCGGCGAGTGCGGCTTCCGCCGTCCCACCCCCACCTGGGTGCTCAGCGGCGACCACGTGCTCGACCCGCACGGCAGCGCCTGGCCGATCCACCTCCAGCTGCCGGGCCGCGCCAACAAGGCGAACGCCGCCACCTCGGCCGCGGTCGCCGCCGTCTTCGGGGTGCCCCCGCAGGTCGCCCTGGAGCGCATGTACCAGGTGCAGGCGGTGGCCGGCCGCTACGACGTGGTCTCCTTCCAGGGCCGTGAGCTGCGCCTGCTGCTCGCGAAGAACCCGGCGGGCTGGCTCGAAACGTTTTCCCTGATCGACCCGCCGCCCACGCCGGTGATCCTTTCGGTCAATGCGCGCGGCGCCGACGGCACCGACACCTCCTGGCTGTGGGACGTGGACTACCCGCGTCTGGCCGGTCACCCGATCTTCGTGATCGGCGACCGCAAGCTCGACCTCGCGGTCCGTCTGGAGGTCGCGGGTCTGGACTTCCGCGTCTGCGAGACCCTCGACGAGGCCGTGCAGCTGGCGCCGCCGGGCCAGATCGAGCTGATCGCCAACTACACCGCCTTCCAGGACGTGCGCCGCCGCGTCGGCAACTAG
- a CDS encoding type 1 glutamine amidotransferase: MSDNSLRLVWVYPDLLSTYGDQGNALVVERRARLRGLDVQRVDVRSDQPIPTSGDIYLIGGGEDRPQRLAADRLLRDGGLERAVSNGAIVFSVCAGYQILGQEFVNDMGERQQGLGLLDVVTVRGEGERCVGDVLGDIDPRLGLPQLTGFENHQGVTHLGPTARPFARVSMGRGNGTGDGTEGAYNDTVFGTYMHGPVMARNPLIADLLLKLALDVNALPPVDDRWYEALRAERIASATQPA; the protein is encoded by the coding sequence ATGAGCGACAACAGCCTGCGTCTGGTGTGGGTCTACCCCGACCTGCTGAGCACGTACGGAGACCAGGGCAACGCCCTCGTGGTGGAGCGCCGGGCGCGCCTGCGCGGACTGGACGTCCAGCGCGTGGACGTGCGCAGCGACCAGCCGATCCCGACCTCCGGTGACATCTACCTCATCGGCGGCGGCGAGGACCGGCCCCAGCGGCTGGCCGCGGACCGGCTGCTGCGCGACGGCGGTCTGGAGCGTGCCGTCTCGAACGGGGCGATCGTCTTCTCCGTCTGCGCCGGCTACCAGATCCTCGGCCAGGAGTTCGTCAACGACATGGGCGAGCGCCAGCAGGGCCTCGGCCTGCTGGACGTGGTCACCGTGCGCGGTGAGGGCGAGCGCTGCGTGGGCGACGTCCTCGGGGACATCGACCCGCGGCTCGGTCTGCCGCAGCTGACGGGCTTCGAGAACCACCAGGGCGTCACCCACCTCGGCCCGACCGCCCGCCCGTTCGCCCGGGTCAGCATGGGCCGCGGCAACGGCACGGGAGACGGCACGGAGGGCGCGTACAACGACACCGTCTTCGGTACGTACATGCACGGCCCGGTCATGGCCCGCAACCCGCTCATCGCGGACCTGCTGCTGAAGCTGGCCCTCGACGTGAACGCGCTGCCGCCGGTCGACGACCGGTGGTACGAGGCGCTGCGCGCGGAGCGCATCGCGTCGGCGACGCAGCCCGCGTAG
- a CDS encoding 6-phosphofructokinase encodes MRIGVLTSGGDCPGLNAVIRSVVHRAVVDHGDEVIGFLDGWKGLLEGDYRKLDLDAVSGILARGGTILGSSRVQPAHLRGGVETARGHVADLGLDAIIPIGGEGTLKAAHLLSEAGLPIVGVPKTIDNDIASTDVTFGFDTAVGVATEALDRLKTTAESHQRVMVVEVMGRHTGWIALHSGMAAGAHAIVVPERPFDIEELTAIVGERFSAGKRFAIVVVAEGAKPAEGSSMSFEQGGTDIYGHERFAGIGNRLAVELEDRLGKEARPVILGHVQRGGTPTAYDRVLATRFGWHAVEAAHRGEFGMLTALRGTDIVMVPLGEATQTLKTVPAERYAEAETVL; translated from the coding sequence ATGCGCATTGGTGTGCTCACTTCCGGAGGCGACTGCCCCGGCCTGAATGCCGTCATCCGCTCCGTCGTACACCGCGCCGTCGTCGACCACGGTGACGAGGTCATCGGGTTCCTGGACGGCTGGAAGGGCCTGCTGGAGGGCGACTACCGCAAGCTGGACCTGGACGCCGTCAGCGGCATCCTGGCCCGCGGCGGCACCATCCTGGGCTCCTCCCGGGTACAGCCCGCGCACCTGCGCGGCGGCGTCGAGACGGCCCGCGGCCACGTCGCGGACCTCGGGCTCGACGCGATCATCCCGATCGGCGGCGAGGGCACGCTCAAGGCGGCGCACCTGCTGTCCGAGGCCGGGCTGCCGATCGTCGGCGTACCGAAGACCATCGACAACGACATCGCCTCGACCGACGTCACCTTCGGGTTCGACACGGCCGTGGGCGTGGCCACCGAGGCCCTCGACCGGCTGAAGACCACCGCCGAGTCGCACCAGCGCGTGATGGTGGTCGAGGTGATGGGCCGGCACACCGGCTGGATCGCCCTGCACTCGGGCATGGCCGCGGGCGCCCACGCGATCGTCGTCCCGGAGCGCCCCTTCGACATCGAGGAGCTGACGGCCATCGTCGGCGAGCGGTTCTCGGCGGGCAAGCGGTTCGCGATCGTCGTGGTCGCGGAGGGCGCCAAGCCCGCGGAGGGCTCCTCCATGTCCTTCGAGCAGGGCGGCACCGACATCTACGGCCACGAGCGGTTCGCCGGCATCGGCAACCGGCTCGCGGTCGAGCTGGAGGACCGCCTCGGCAAGGAGGCTCGTCCGGTGATCCTGGGTCACGTCCAGCGCGGCGGCACGCCGACCGCGTACGACCGGGTGCTCGCCACCCGCTTCGGCTGGCACGCGGTGGAGGCCGCCCACCGGGGCGAGTTCGGCATGCTGACCGCCCTGCGCGGCACGGACATCGTGATGGTCCCGCTGGGCGAGGCCACCCAGACGCTGAAGACGGTCCCGGCCGAGCGGTACGCGGAGGCGGAGACCGTTCTGTGA
- a CDS encoding cytochrome c oxidase assembly protein, whose product MNHLAHDGMDMGDLPPFTLGRGLEFSFDAFFLIGSLLGLGLYLWGVLRLRGRGDSWPVGRSIAFTIGVLTVMLVMCTKLNDYGMVMFSVHMIQHMVISMLTPILLLLGAPVTLALRALPPAARGHKGPRELLLMLLHSRYMKVITHPVFTIPMFIASLYGLYFTPLFDFLMESRTGHIAMMVHFLAVGLIFFWPIMGVDPGPHRPGYVMRMLELFAGMPFHAFFGIALMMASEPMIKTYDHPAASLGVDPLLDQQWGGGIAWAFSEIPSVLVLIALVYQWYHSEQRAAKRSDRAADRDGDKELAEYNAYLASLQARGQ is encoded by the coding sequence ATGAACCATCTCGCGCACGACGGCATGGATATGGGCGACCTGCCGCCGTTCACCCTCGGGCGCGGGCTGGAGTTCTCGTTCGACGCCTTCTTCCTCATCGGCTCGCTGCTCGGGCTCGGCCTCTACCTCTGGGGCGTCCTGCGGCTGCGCGGGCGCGGCGACTCCTGGCCCGTGGGCCGGAGCATCGCCTTCACCATCGGCGTGCTCACCGTGATGCTGGTGATGTGCACCAAGCTGAACGACTACGGCATGGTCATGTTCAGCGTGCACATGATCCAGCACATGGTCATCAGCATGCTGACCCCGATCCTGCTGCTGCTCGGGGCGCCGGTGACGCTGGCCCTGCGCGCCCTGCCCCCGGCCGCCCGCGGCCACAAGGGGCCGCGCGAGCTGCTGCTGATGCTCCTGCACAGCCGCTACATGAAGGTGATCACCCACCCGGTGTTCACCATCCCCATGTTCATCGCCAGCCTCTACGGCCTGTACTTCACCCCGCTCTTCGACTTCCTGATGGAGTCCAGGACCGGGCACATCGCGATGATGGTGCACTTCCTCGCCGTCGGCCTGATCTTCTTCTGGCCGATCATGGGCGTGGACCCGGGGCCGCACCGCCCCGGCTATGTGATGCGGATGCTGGAACTCTTCGCGGGCATGCCCTTCCACGCCTTCTTCGGCATCGCGCTGATGATGGCGAGCGAGCCGATGATCAAGACGTACGACCACCCGGCCGCGAGCCTCGGCGTCGACCCGCTGCTCGACCAGCAGTGGGGCGGCGGTATCGCCTGGGCCTTCAGCGAGATCCCCTCGGTGCTCGTCCTGATCGCGCTGGTCTACCAGTGGTACCACTCCGAACAGCGGGCGGCGAAGCGCTCCG